From a single Rodentibacter sp. JRC1 genomic region:
- the cas4 gene encoding CRISPR-associated protein Cas4 yields the protein MSDLQNSTEILPLAKPSLSNDKRLISLSALQHYAFCPRQCALIHNEQAWAENFLTAQGRALHERVDSGEPEVRKGIRFERTVHVSAEKLGISGILDLVERNLKTNELKPVEYKRGKPKPDPMDEIQLCAQALCLEEMTGQTINEGALWYMQTRHRLSVVFSAELREKTLAVINAARSLLNSGQTPPPEYGKRCKACSLIELCQPQLLERDKSKRYVVGLFGAT from the coding sequence ATGAGCGATTTGCAAAATTCCACAGAAATCTTACCGCTTGCCAAGCCGTCATTGAGCAATGACAAGCGGTTGATTTCGCTTTCCGCTTTGCAACATTACGCTTTTTGCCCACGCCAATGTGCGTTGATTCATAATGAACAGGCGTGGGCGGAGAATTTTCTGACCGCACAAGGCAGGGCATTACACGAGCGGGTGGATTCTGGCGAGCCGGAAGTTCGCAAAGGCATTCGTTTTGAGCGAACGGTTCACGTCTCGGCGGAAAAACTGGGCATTAGCGGCATTTTGGATTTGGTCGAACGAAACCTTAAAACCAACGAATTAAAACCAGTGGAATACAAACGTGGCAAACCGAAACCCGACCCAATGGACGAAATCCAACTCTGCGCCCAAGCCTTATGTCTAGAAGAAATGACAGGGCAAACTATCAATGAAGGCGCACTCTGGTATATGCAAACCCGTCACCGTTTGTCCGTTGTCTTCTCCGCCGAGTTACGTGAAAAAACCTTAGCCGTCATCAATGCCGCCCGCTCACTGTTAAACAGCGGACAAACGCCCCCTCCCGAATACGGCAAACGCTGCAAAGCCTGCTCGCTGATTGAACTTTGCCAACCACAGTTATTGGAAAGGGATAAGTCGAAAAGGTATGTGGTGGGGTTGTTTGGGGCAACGTGA